The sequence below is a genomic window from Campylobacter ornithocola.
ATCACTTGGAGTGGAAATTTAGACACAAGCAGTAAAACAGAAGCAGTAAATATAGATGTAGATGCTTCTAAATTTGAATTTATTAAAAATGAAGATGGTAGTGTAAAAATTTCAGGTAATGTAAAAGATGAGCAAATTTATGGTTTAAAGCCTGGCGATACCATATATTTTAAAATTACTGATGAAAAAGGTGCTAGTCAAACATTACAAGCTACTTTAGATGAAAATTTAGCCTTTAGTATTGATAATCAAAAACTAGATAAAGTGGATCTAGAAACAGCTAAATTAGAATCATCTCATCTAAGCGTAGAAAAAGAAGTAGCAGATAGCTCAGAACTTTCTGCGAAATTAATTAATCCTGATGGTTCCATTAGTTGGGTTAGAGTTAAACTAGATAGAGTTTTACCGCAAAATGGCACAAACTTAGAATACAAAGCAGTTGCTCAAGTATATGATAATGATGGCAATAAAATAGGTGGGACTACTGAAGGTCTAATCACCTTTAATGAAGCTGGAGCTTTAGTTTCTAACACCTTAAATTCAGTAGATAATAATGGAACTCAAGTAAAAATAAACCTTGGTTCTTATTATGATCCAAATGTACCAAATTCAGGTTATGATGGATTACATGCTTTGAAAAATAAACAACCTTCAGTACACACACAAACTGATGGCAAAGGCGAAGGATTTTTAAACAACTATTCTATTAATACAGATGGAACCATTATAGCAACTTTTACCAATGGAGATCAAATTGCTATGGCAAAACTTGCATTATTTAATTTTATGAATGAGCAAGGTTTAGAAAAGCTAGGAGAAAATCTTTATGGGCAAACTGGCAATAGTGGCAATCCAACTTTTTTAATGAATGACAATGGAACTTTTAGCACTGCTAAATTTGAAGGTGGAAAATTAGAGCAATCTAATGTAGACTTATCTGTAGCATTTACTAACTTGATCACCTTACAAAAGGCTTATGATTCAAGCAGTAAAAGTATCACAACAGCTGATCAAATGATACAAAAAGCAATCAATATGAAACGCTAATTAACAGCGTTTTCTATTTGATTAGGGTTTTTTGATTTCTTTCTAGTATGTATTTTATTTCTTGTTCAAAAAATTCATACACCCTAAGCTGCACCAAAGCTTCTTCTTCATTTTTATCCATCAAACGTTCAAGCCTATGAAAATTAATTTTTTTTGCATATCTTGGGTTTTTCTTTAAAAGCAAAGCAATGTTTTTAAGTAAAGCATCTAGACTAAGCTCATTTTTCAAAATTCTATCTACATATTCTTTAGAAGTTTGTACTAAAATTGCTTGTCTACTTTTATCATCTGGATAAACCTCACTTGCAATATCAGCCAAAACTTGCCAAATTTCAGCTTTTATTGTTTTATTTGCCACAATAATAGCAGCAAAAGACTTTGCTCTAAATTCTAAAGACAAATGACTAGGAACAAAAAATTCCCTAAATTTAGATAAAAAGTTTGCAAATACACTCAACATACTTCACCTCAATGTTTTTTAAGATATTTTAAGATATTATTTCAACTGCCTTCTCTTAGACCTGTGCAATGCTATTTTTAAGCACCGCTTCAGGGTGGGAACACAGCAGAGCACTTAGACTTAGTGTGTGCCGCAGTCATCTGGGAGAGGGTTTTAAAGTTTAAAATACTCTTTAATATCTTCACAAATTTTAAAAAAATTTACTCCATTAATAGTCGGATTTGTTTTAAAATACTCATACATTCCCAAAAAGCCATTTTCAAGCTCTTTAGACTTTACTCCATAGCTAATCGATAAAGCTGCTTCTATAAAAGCTGCTAATTTATCACAATATTTCAAAGCCTTTCCATCAATAGCTCTAAAACGATTCTCATTAACCGCATCTAGGCTACCACTATAAACACTTGGCTTATTGTTAAAAATACGATTTTCAAATTCATTTTTTACAAAGGTACTTTCTTCATTTTGACCCTCTCTAATACCAAGTATATAGCTAAATTCTTCTCTAAAAGATAGTGGTATAAAAGGTAAAATTTTCTCATTAATAAGTTTCATTTCATACTCATTGATGATCTCATTTAAGCCATCTATGCCATATTTCACCGGAGAGATGATATCTCTAGTTAAACTTTCAGGTAAATCATGAAACAAAGCACAATAAAAATTGCTTTCTATTCTACCATCACACGCTTTTACTTCTAAAGAATAAAAATAAGACAAAATAGCCACCACAAGCATATGCCCCAAAACTGCAGTTTCAGGAATCCTTGGAGTTTGTGCCCATCTTTTTTGAAAACGCAAGCGTCCACTTAGATCAATTATTTTAGAAATTTTTTGATTAAGGGCTATTTTTCTTGCTCCAATTAACTCATAATAATCTTCTAATTCTTCTTCAACCTTAGCCTTAATCTCATCAATATCGTTTAAAAATGAGCTAGTTTGATAAACTATATTAAACTCCCATCTTGTCGCAAAATATGAAGCGGCTTTTAAAATAAGTCTTTCTTTAGCATAATCTTTACCTTGTAAAAAAAGCTCATAGCGTTTTAAAAACTCACCATTTTCTATATCTTGAATCATCGGTGCAATTTTACTTAACACCCAAGCACTTACCTGCTCATTTTTTGCTCTTGTGATCTCATGATATACATCAGGGCGTATATCAGTTACTACCACTCTGCTTAAAAACTCAAAAATTCCTGCTTCTATGATAAAACGCATATTAACTTCTTTTTCCATTTTGGCAATAAAATAAGCGATGATGAATTTATGTGCTTGCTTATCAAGCTCGACTAAATTTGTCATTCTAGGATAATCATTCCATCTTGATATAGAAGCGGCTTTAAAAATATGCTCTATTAATTCTACACTAATCATCTATTTCCTTTTTTTGCTGTGATTTTACTTTATTTTATAATCTTTAGCAAATTTTAGATATATTAGAAAATGAATTAGAGTGATTAAAAACTTTCTTTATCACTTAATTTAAGATAAATTTTATCATTTTTACTAAGCTCTTTATGATGATAAATGCTAAAAATGTGTCCTTCTAAACTCAAGCTTAACTCATAAAAATCTCCATAAAACACACATTCTAAAACACTGGCTTCTAAGGGGGTTTGCGTTATTGAAATTTGTATATCGTTAGGGCGTAAAATACCATTTTTGCTTTGCAAATATTCTTTAAATTTCTCATCTAAAACTGTATTTGGATCTATAAAAAATGCTTCACCTAAAAAACAAGCGCTATCTATATTTTTAGGCTTATAAAAAAGCTCTTTAGCACTTCCATAGTCTAAAATTTTACCATCTTTAATCAAAGCAATATTATCAGATAAATAAAAAGCATCATCTTTATCATGTGTGACAAAAATAGCACTAAGCTTGTGTTCTTTTAGAATATTTTTGATTTCTTTACGCATTTTAACGCTTAAAGTATGATTTAAATTAGAAAAAGGCTCATCAAAAAGTATGATTTTTGGTCTTGCAACTATGGTTCTTGCTAGTGCTACCCTTTGAGCTTGTCCACCACTTAACTCATTTGGGTAACGTTTTAAAAGCATGTTTAAATTTAAAATTTCTAAAACTTCACTAAGTCTTTGTTTTTGCTCGTTTTTACTTAAAGAACTTATACCAAAGCATATATTTTCTTCTACATTTAAGTGCGGAAACAAAGCATAATCTTGAAACAAAACCCCAACATCACGCTCTTGCGGGGCTAAATAAACATTTTTGGAAGCAACTAACTTATCTCCTATATAAATACTACCATCATTAATTTCAAAAAAGCCTGCTATACAACCAAGCAAAGAACTTTTACCACAACCACTTTCTCCTAAAATACTGACAATCTCGCCTTCTTTTAAACTCAAAGAAATTCCTTTTAAAACATCAGTTTTTCCAAAAGATTTGTAAAGATTATCAATTTTTAAGATTTCCATTATTGTCCTTTTTGGTTGTTTTTATTTTGCAAATAATGCATTAAAAAAGTAGGGATAATCCCAAATAACACTATAATCAAAGATGGCAAAGAAACATTGTAAATTAGCTCATTTTCACTATAAGCAAACACAAGTGATGAAAGAGTTTGAAAACCAGAAGGTGAAAGTATGGTCGAAATAGGCAATTCTTTTAAAATATCCACACAAATAATCACCACAGCTAAAGCCAAATAATGCTTCATCAAAGGAAAATGAATTTGAGCGAAAATTTTAAGTGGTTTTGATTTTAAGGTTAAATTTGCATAGTCTATGTTTTTAGAAATTCGCTCATAGCCTGATTGAGTTGCAAAAATTCCTGAAGCCAAAAATCTTACAAAATACCCAAAAAATAATACCAAAAAGCCTCCACCTATGGCATATTCAAAAGATAAAAGATCAAAAATATAATTTAGCACACCCAAAATCACTAAAATTCCCACAGCCACCACAGCTCCAGGCAAAGAATATCCCAAAGTAGTAAGCCAAAGGATAATTTTAGAAGCTTTTGTATTATTTAAACGCACCACAAAACACAAATAAAATGCCACCACTACAATAACAAAAGAACTCACCAAAGCAACGCTAAGACTATAAAATGCAGGCATTAATACATTGCTTAAATTTTGCATAAAATCAAACCCAGCCCAATAAACAAGCCACATAATAGGCACAACAAAGGCTAAAAATATCACTAAAAAGCACCATAAAAAGGCTAAAAATGCCTTAAAACCTTTTAGATCATCTTTTGGAGTAGGTAAAAATACATTTTGATTGAATCCTTTTTTACCTCTTTGAATTTTTTCTAAAAACATTAAAAGTGCGATAAACACAAGCAAAGCCACACTTAAAGCCACAGCACTAACTTCATCACCACCGCTCCCCCATGTTCTAAAAATTCCTGCACTAAAGGTATCTACTCCAAAATACGCTACCAAACCATAATCACTCAAAACCTCCATAGCTACTAAAAGCAAAGCACCCACTATACCCACACGGCAAAATGGCAAAATCACTTTAAAAAATGTTTTTAAATTAGAAGCCTTAAGTGTTTTAGCACTTAAAATGATATTTCCAAGTCCATAAGCAAAGGTATTTTTAGCAAAAAAATACACATAAGGATAAAGCGCAAAAGATAAAATCACAATCACACCATGTGCATTCATGATATCTATACGCCTATCAACGCCTAAAAGCGTGGGAATTAAGCCTTGAAATTCAAACAAATCAATCCAAACAAAACCCATCACATAAGAAGGTATAGCCAAAGGTAAAATCAAAAACCATTCAAAAAATTTCGAGCCAAAAAATTTATAAAAAGCTATCAAATAAGCACTAACTAAACCTATAATCAAACACAGCACTAAAGTCCCAAACAATATAAAAGCACTACCAAAAATATACCGCGGCAAAACATTTTTACTCAAATGTTTTAAGGTATTAATATCTATAAAAGGAAGGTGCAAGATAATAGCAAGTATAGGCAATATAATTAAACTACAGAAAAAAAAGGTGGCAAAAGACCACCTTAGACTTAAAAATTTCAAATTTTATTTTTCCTTAAAATTATTTCCATTGAACTTCATCAAAAATCATTAAAGCTTCTTTAGCATTACCCCAGTAAGCTTCAAAATTTGGTTTTTCGATTTTAAACTCACCCCATGATTGTAAAATTTTAGCAGGTTTTACTTCTTTGTTTACCGGATACTCATAATTTTGGTTTGTTAAAATTTCTTGTGCTTCTTTTGAAAGCATAAACTCGATAAATTTAACCGCAGCTTCTTTATTTTTAGAAGTTTTTAAAACACCTATACCACTTACGTTAATATGCGTTCCCCTATCATCTTGGTTTGGAAAAATCACTTTTACTGAATTTGCAGCTTCAACATCTTTAGGGTTTTTTGAATTTGCTAAATGCCCTAGATAATAGCTATTTGATATAGCTACATCACCTTCTTTAGCATAAACTGCACGAATTTGATCACGATCTGCACCTTTTGGAGTGCGTGCAAGATTATTTGTTATACCTTGTGCCCATTCTTTTGCTTTTTCTTTACCCAAAGTGTCAATCATGGCACTTAACAAAGAAATATTATAAATATTATTTGAGCTTCTTACTAAAACCTTACCTTTAAATTTTGGATCAGTTAAATCTTCATAAGTTTTAATTTCTCCGTCTTTAACCCTATCTTTAGAAGCAACAATAATTCTTGCTCTTGTTGTAAAAGCATACCATTCATTATTCTTTCCTCTTAACTCTTTTGGAGAAAGTTTTTCTAATTCAGGTGAACTAACTGATACAAAAAGATTATTTGTGCGAACTTGTTCTAAATTTCCCGCATCAGCAGTCATAAATAAATCAGCTTTTGAATTTTTACCTTCAACTTCTAATCTTTTAGCAAGCTCATTAGCCTTAGCTTGTACTACATTTACACTAATGCCTGTTTTTTCTTGAAATAATTTGAAAATTCCTTTATCAGAGTCATAGTGACGATGAGAATAAATCGTAAGTTCTTGAGCGCTTAAGCTCATAGCAGTTAATAAAGATAGTAAAACTACTTTTGCTTTCATTTTATAAATTTTCCTTATTTTGAAATTGATAAGGATTATTGTATTTATAATTCACTTTATACTTGCTTAAATATTGATATACATAATCAATTTAATTATATCAAAGTAAAATTTTTAATCTTATTTTTTTGAAAATAAGATTAAAATAACTAAATATTTTATTTTGCATTTTGAAAAAACATACCAATGACTTAACAAAATTTAAAAATAAAAAATGTTTTTATTTGCTGATAAAAAGGGTGTTTGTTTTGACAATTAAGATAATTTATATATTAATTATTTACCTTGCATTTGTTTTTTTTTTTTGTATAATCCCGTTTTTAAATTTTTCCAAGGAGTTCTTTTGCAACAAAATCGTAGAAATTTTCTAAAATGGAGTGCGTTATTTGGTGGGTTGGCAACAAACCCTATAAGTTTAAGTGCAAATTTACTCAAAGATACACCCATATTGACAAAGTGGGCAGGATGTAATGTAAATTGTGGAACAAAATGCCCTGTAAAAGTACATACTCAAGATGGAGTTATTAAGTATGTAAGCACAGATGATGAAGGTGATGATAGTTTTGATAAAAGACAAGCAAGAGCTTGTATAAGAGGAAGAAGTTCAAAATATAAAGTTTATAACGCAAATCGCATCACAAGACCACTTAAAAGAGTAGGAAAAAGAGGCGAAGGAAAATTTATACCTATATCTTGGGAGCAAGCTTTTGATGAAATAGCTTCAAAAATGAAAGAAACAAAAGAAAAATATGGAAATGAAGCATTTTTTATAACTTATGCCACAGGAACAACTGGAACAATTGTAAACCGCTGTACAAAAGGACCTTGGGCGAGACTTTTAAGTCTTTATGGAGGATATTTAAATTATCATAATTCCTATTCTACAGCTCAAATTTCCAATGCTATGAATTTTTTTTACGGAGGATCTCCATCTAGCGATATAGCTACTTTAAGATCTGCAAAACTTGCCATATTTTTTGGCACAAATCACGTGGAAACTAGAATGGGCGGAGGGGGCATAGGTTATGCTTACCAAAAAGCCTTAGAAGAAAGCGGCTGTAAAATTATACATATAGACCCAAGATACAATGACTCTATAATAGGCCATTGTGATGAGTGGATACCTATAGCTCCCGGAACTGATGCTGCTTTAATTGCCGCATTAGCTTATGTAATGATTAAAGAAAATTTACTTGATAGAAATTTCCTTGATAAATACACCATAGGTTTTAGTGAAAATACTTTACCAGAGGATGCACCAAAAAATTCAAGCTATGAAAGTTATGTTTTGGGATTAAGTGATGGAGTTGAAAAAACACCTGATTGGGCAAGCAAGATCACAAAAATACCAGCTCGTCGTATTATTCAACTAGCAAGAGAAGTTTCTACTATAGAACCTTGTTTTATAGAACAAGGATGGGGAGTGCAAAGACATTCAAATGGCGAACAAGGTGCAAGAGCTATTGCAACTTTAGCATGTATGATAGGTAGCATAGGGATTGAAGGTGGAAATACTGGAGTTAGAACAGGCTCAAGTAAAACATATGATATCATGGGAATGCCTTGCCCTAACCCTATTAAAGATTCTATTCCTTGTTTTTTATTTACAGATGCAATTTATCGTGGTAAAGAGATGACTGATGTTAGCGATGGGGTGCGTGGCACAACACAATTAAAACAAAATATCAAATTTATTTTCAATACAGCAGGAAATTGTCTTACAAACCAGCACAGCACTATTAAAGAAGTTGATCGTATTTTAAGTGATGAAAGTCTTTGTGAGTGTATAGTAGATATAAATGTTACTAGAACGCCATCAAACAATTACGCAGATTATATTTTACCTGATGCAACTATGCTAGAACAAGAAGATTTTATAAGACCTAGTGCGGGATACTATAGCAATAGACCTTATATTATATATTGCCAAAAAGCCATTGAACCCGTAGGTGAGTCAAAACCTATTTATGAAATGTGTCTTGAACTTGCAAAGAGACTTGGTATAGAAAATGAATTTAGCGAAGGAAGAACTCAAAAAGATTGGCTTAAGTATCTTTATGAAGAAAGTATGAAAAAAAATCCGCTTTTACCGAGCTTTAAAGAAATGCGTGAAAAAGGACTTGTAAAATTTGATCCTGTAAAACCTACAATAGCCCTTGAAAGTTTTGTAAAAGATCCAATTAACAATCCATTAAAAACACCTAGTGGAAAGATTGAAATTTACAGCATTAAATTAGCTCAAATGCAAAAAACTTGGAAACTAAAACAAGGTCAGCAAATAGTTCCTATTCCAGTGTTTGAGAGTCAAAGAGAAGGTCCGTTAGATCCTTTAAAAGAAAAATATCCTTTGCAATTTTTTGGTTATCACTACAAAGGAAGAACACACTCAAGTTTTTGGGAAATTTCAGCTATTAGAGAAATTAACCCTCAAGAAATTTGGGTTAATACCATAGATGCAAAACAAAGAAACATAAAAACAGGTGATGTAATACGAGTTAAAAATGATTTAGGAGTTATTCAAGGTATAGCAAAAGTAACACCAAAAATAATACCAGGGTGTGCAACAACTCCACAAGGTGCATGGGTAAAGTATGAAAATGGTATAGATATAGGAACTTGTGTTAATTCATTAGCTAGTTTATTGCCAACTGCCATTTCTAAGGGAAATGGACAACATTCTATTTTAGTTGAAATTGAGAAAGCTTAGGAG
It includes:
- a CDS encoding extracellular solute-binding protein — translated: MKAKVVLLSLLTAMSLSAQELTIYSHRHYDSDKGIFKLFQEKTGISVNVVQAKANELAKRLEVEGKNSKADLFMTADAGNLEQVRTNNLFVSVSSPELEKLSPKELRGKNNEWYAFTTRARIIVASKDRVKDGEIKTYEDLTDPKFKGKVLVRSSNNIYNISLLSAMIDTLGKEKAKEWAQGITNNLARTPKGADRDQIRAVYAKEGDVAISNSYYLGHLANSKNPKDVEAANSVKVIFPNQDDRGTHINVSGIGVLKTSKNKEAAVKFIEFMLSKEAQEILTNQNYEYPVNKEVKPAKILQSWGEFKIEKPNFEAYWGNAKEALMIFDEVQWK
- a CDS encoding flagellar hook protein FlgE, which codes for MFTAFYNGVNGVKSQSYGIDNTAHNISNVNTVGFKYSDVAFKDVFYSTITTQSYNKGQTGYGSVAGATNDIFEQGPIVSTDNEFDVAIAGKGFFGVSNANGVYYTRNGAFKPDANGFLVDSNGNYILGTMNPSLKEIQLSDRVSNMFGQILGQKVTTAWSGTPGENFQMGGVNTQGPISVPKNLYLPPQPTQNITWSGNLDTSSKTEAVNIDVDASKFEFIKNEDGSVKISGNVKDEQIYGLKPGDTIYFKITDEKGASQTLQATLDENLAFSIDNQKLDKVDLETAKLESSHLSVEKEVADSSELSAKLINPDGSISWVRVKLDRVLPQNGTNLEYKAVAQVYDNDGNKIGGTTEGLITFNEAGALVSNTLNSVDNNGTQVKINLGSYYDPNVPNSGYDGLHALKNKQPSVHTQTDGKGEGFLNNYSINTDGTIIATFTNGDQIAMAKLALFNFMNEQGLEKLGENLYGQTGNSGNPTFLMNDNGTFSTAKFEGGKLEQSNVDLSVAFTNLITLQKAYDSSSKSITTADQMIQKAINMKR
- a CDS encoding ABC transporter permease, with the protein product MKFLSLRWSFATFFFCSLIILPILAIILHLPFIDINTLKHLSKNVLPRYIFGSAFILFGTLVLCLIIGLVSAYLIAFYKFFGSKFFEWFLILPLAIPSYVMGFVWIDLFEFQGLIPTLLGVDRRIDIMNAHGVIVILSFALYPYVYFFAKNTFAYGLGNIILSAKTLKASNLKTFFKVILPFCRVGIVGALLLVAMEVLSDYGLVAYFGVDTFSAGIFRTWGSGGDEVSAVALSVALLVFIALLMFLEKIQRGKKGFNQNVFLPTPKDDLKGFKAFLAFLWCFLVIFLAFVVPIMWLVYWAGFDFMQNLSNVLMPAFYSLSVALVSSFVIVVVAFYLCFVVRLNNTKASKIILWLTTLGYSLPGAVVAVGILVILGVLNYIFDLLSFEYAIGGGFLVLFFGYFVRFLASGIFATQSGYERISKNIDYANLTLKSKPLKIFAQIHFPLMKHYLALAVVIICVDILKELPISTILSPSGFQTLSSLVFAYSENELIYNVSLPSLIIVLFGIIPTFLMHYLQNKNNQKGQ
- a CDS encoding HD domain-containing protein is translated as MISVELIEHIFKAASISRWNDYPRMTNLVELDKQAHKFIIAYFIAKMEKEVNMRFIIEAGIFEFLSRVVVTDIRPDVYHEITRAKNEQVSAWVLSKIAPMIQDIENGEFLKRYELFLQGKDYAKERLILKAASYFATRWEFNIVYQTSSFLNDIDEIKAKVEEELEDYYELIGARKIALNQKISKIIDLSGRLRFQKRWAQTPRIPETAVLGHMLVVAILSYFYSLEVKACDGRIESNFYCALFHDLPESLTRDIISPVKYGIDGLNEIINEYEMKLINEKILPFIPLSFREEFSYILGIREGQNEESTFVKNEFENRIFNNKPSVYSGSLDAVNENRFRAIDGKALKYCDKLAAFIEAALSISYGVKSKELENGFLGMYEYFKTNPTINGVNFFKICEDIKEYFKL
- a CDS encoding ABC transporter ATP-binding protein, translating into MEILKIDNLYKSFGKTDVLKGISLSLKEGEIVSILGESGCGKSSLLGCIAGFFEINDGSIYIGDKLVASKNVYLAPQERDVGVLFQDYALFPHLNVEENICFGISSLSKNEQKQRLSEVLEILNLNMLLKRYPNELSGGQAQRVALARTIVARPKIILFDEPFSNLNHTLSVKMRKEIKNILKEHKLSAIFVTHDKDDAFYLSDNIALIKDGKILDYGSAKELFYKPKNIDSACFLGEAFFIDPNTVLDEKFKEYLQSKNGILRPNDIQISITQTPLEASVLECVFYGDFYELSLSLEGHIFSIYHHKELSKNDKIYLKLSDKESF
- a CDS encoding DMSO/selenate family reductase complex A subunit → MQQNRRNFLKWSALFGGLATNPISLSANLLKDTPILTKWAGCNVNCGTKCPVKVHTQDGVIKYVSTDDEGDDSFDKRQARACIRGRSSKYKVYNANRITRPLKRVGKRGEGKFIPISWEQAFDEIASKMKETKEKYGNEAFFITYATGTTGTIVNRCTKGPWARLLSLYGGYLNYHNSYSTAQISNAMNFFYGGSPSSDIATLRSAKLAIFFGTNHVETRMGGGGIGYAYQKALEESGCKIIHIDPRYNDSIIGHCDEWIPIAPGTDAALIAALAYVMIKENLLDRNFLDKYTIGFSENTLPEDAPKNSSYESYVLGLSDGVEKTPDWASKITKIPARRIIQLAREVSTIEPCFIEQGWGVQRHSNGEQGARAIATLACMIGSIGIEGGNTGVRTGSSKTYDIMGMPCPNPIKDSIPCFLFTDAIYRGKEMTDVSDGVRGTTQLKQNIKFIFNTAGNCLTNQHSTIKEVDRILSDESLCECIVDINVTRTPSNNYADYILPDATMLEQEDFIRPSAGYYSNRPYIIYCQKAIEPVGESKPIYEMCLELAKRLGIENEFSEGRTQKDWLKYLYEESMKKNPLLPSFKEMREKGLVKFDPVKPTIALESFVKDPINNPLKTPSGKIEIYSIKLAQMQKTWKLKQGQQIVPIPVFESQREGPLDPLKEKYPLQFFGYHYKGRTHSSFWEISAIREINPQEIWVNTIDAKQRNIKTGDVIRVKNDLGVIQGIAKVTPKIIPGCATTPQGAWVKYENGIDIGTCVNSLASLLPTAISKGNGQHSILVEIEKA